A genomic segment from Campylobacter sp. MG1 encodes:
- a CDS encoding tetratricopeptide repeat protein, which produces MKKIFLVALLTTLALSLTIDDARKDFNLGNIKSALIKFERLCNDNNKDACNILGVMYYEGKILKQNYTNAMYYLNKACDNEEQGSCYILAFMYENAQGTDKNSFKAYDIYKKSCDKKYLQSCEKIADFYKNGTGVRQNISKSLEIYSKNCEKNLYSSCMIAADIFINSKFNIKQDIMKGISLLENACSKSYANSCNTLENLYPKLTQEQLKKALSLKHKLCMNKNAKSCEQLGKIYANIDNSRKNLEISKEYFGKACDLRSEAGCKSYKILNENGI; this is translated from the coding sequence ATGAAAAAGATTTTTTTAGTTGCATTACTTACTACATTAGCATTATCACTAACTATTGATGACGCTAGAAAAGATTTTAATTTAGGCAATATAAAATCAGCCTTAATTAAATTTGAACGCTTGTGTAATGACAATAATAAAGATGCTTGTAATATTTTAGGCGTGATGTATTACGAAGGTAAGATTTTAAAACAAAACTACACAAATGCTATGTATTATTTAAATAAGGCTTGTGATAATGAAGAGCAAGGTTCTTGCTATATTTTAGCATTTATGTATGAAAATGCACAAGGAACTGATAAAAATTCTTTTAAAGCGTATGATATATACAAAAAATCGTGTGATAAAAAATACTTACAATCATGCGAAAAAATAGCTGATTTTTACAAAAACGGCACAGGAGTTAGACAAAATATCTCAAAAAGTTTAGAAATTTACTCAAAAAATTGTGAAAAAAACTTATATTCTAGTTGTATGATAGCCGCTGATATTTTCATTAATTCTAAATTTAATATTAAACAAGACATTATGAAAGGTATTAGTTTGTTAGAAAATGCTTGTTCTAAATCATACGCTAATTCGTGTAATACATTAGAAAATTTGTATCCTAAATTAACTCAAGAGCAATTAAAAAAAGCATTATCATTAAAACATAAATTATGTATGAATAAAAACGCTAAAAGTTGCGAACAATTAGGTAAAATTTATGCAAACATTGATAATTCTAGAAAAAATTTAGAAATATCTAAAGAATATTTTGGCAAGGCTTGTGATTTAAGAAGCGAAGCTGGATGTAAAAGTTATAAAATCTTAAATGAAAATGGCATTTAG
- the tyrS gene encoding tyrosine--tRNA ligase, which translates to MNLNEIYNDLERGVSEFIDLEKIKNLIKNYYEKGEVFYVKAGFDPTAPDLHLGHSVILNKMRFLQNHGAIVQFLIGDFTAQIGDPTGKSATRKQLSKEEVLKNAKTYEEQVFKILDKEKTELKFNSTWLNALGAVGIVELTSTFSVARMLERDDFTKRFKEQSPISISEFLYPLLQGYDSVALKCDIEMGGTDQKFNLLMGRTLQRTYNTGKEQGIIMLPLLVGLDGVNKMSKSLGNYIGVSEEPNSMYAKLLSISDELMKEYYNLLSFKTTKEINDIFDNIKNNTLHPKVAKENLALEIVERFWGKDLAINAKNEFDNIHSKNEIPSDIAEFNFNEEQWIVKLMQDTNLASSGSEARRAIKANSVSVNGEKISDEQLKLSNGEFIIQVGKRKFAKVIIKG; encoded by the coding sequence ATGAATTTGAATGAAATTTATAATGATTTAGAACGCGGTGTATCAGAATTTATTGATTTAGAAAAAATTAAGAATTTGATTAAAAATTACTATGAAAAGGGCGAAGTATTTTATGTAAAAGCTGGGTTTGACCCAACTGCACCTGATTTACATTTAGGTCATAGTGTTATTTTAAACAAAATGAGATTTTTACAAAATCATGGTGCTATAGTTCAATTCTTAATAGGAGATTTCACTGCTCAAATAGGTGATCCAACAGGCAAAAGTGCTACTAGAAAACAATTAAGCAAGGAAGAAGTTTTAAAAAATGCAAAAACTTATGAAGAGCAAGTTTTTAAAATTTTAGATAAAGAAAAAACTGAATTAAAATTTAATTCAACTTGGCTTAATGCTTTAGGAGCAGTTGGCATAGTTGAACTTACATCAACTTTTAGTGTAGCTAGAATGCTTGAGCGAGATGATTTTACGAAAAGATTTAAAGAACAAAGCCCTATATCAATTAGCGAATTTTTATATCCACTTTTACAAGGTTATGATAGCGTTGCATTAAAATGTGATATTGAAATGGGTGGAACTGATCAAAAATTTAATTTATTAATGGGAAGAACATTACAAAGAACTTATAATACAGGTAAAGAACAAGGTATTATAATGTTACCACTTTTAGTAGGTCTTGATGGTGTTAATAAAATGAGTAAAAGTTTGGGTAATTATATCGGAGTTAGTGAAGAACCAAATTCTATGTATGCAAAATTACTTAGTATAAGTGATGAATTAATGAAAGAATATTACAATCTTTTAAGCTTTAAAACAACAAAAGAAATTAATGATATTTTTGACAATATTAAAAACAATACTCTACATCCAAAGGTTGCTAAAGAAAATTTGGCTTTAGAAATAGTTGAGAGATTTTGGGGTAAAGATTTAGCAATTAATGCGAAAAATGAGTTTGATAATATTCATAGTAAAAATGAAATTCCAAGTGATATTGCGGAGTTTAATTTTAATGAAGAACAATGGATTGTAAAACTAATGCAAGATACTAATTTGGCAAGTTCAGGCAGTGAAGCAAGAAGAGCTATAAAGGCTAATTCTGTAAGTGTTAATGGAGAAAAAATTAGCGATGAGCAACTAAAATTAAGCAATGGTGAATTTATAATTCAAGTTGGAAAAAGAAAATTTGCAAAAGTAATAATAAAAGGATAA
- the mnmC gene encoding bifunctional tRNA (5-methylaminomethyl-2-thiouridine)(34)-methyltransferase MnmD/FAD-dependent 5-carboxymethylaminomethyl-2-thiouridine(34) oxidoreductase MnmC has translation MNKANWILKDNEIFSLDFNDFYYNTKEPLKERYGVYVNNAFSNIKDTLTILEFGFGLGLNFLLSAKLAKEKGIKLYYVSIENYYHNIKDLIFFAKKFNLNFDDDFIKYYPPCKNGIYRISYENITIDLVFLDINDALDNLDLKADIIYADGFSPKKNNDMFSYVNLEKLTKLLKPNAKLLSYSSNSNFKNALKTLGFSIENINLGIKRESTLAIYNDTKITAQQDGYFAKTPLKAKKIAIVGGGVASACLAYELSKFDYEISVFERHNTLANEGSGNKIGLLTMLIQNPQSLLGQFSEFSFWHSSNLYKNLGIELNGVLEHAFNDELKRRFVMQKDNPFLKFYNDFAFLKDGGALEPYKLVPYIFSLSKAKVYLNHELLSFNENENSVILNFNDKSQEFDIVIFATGVNNFFKHLTLSSQRGQVTWLKSDYKLKHSVSSKAYLTIAKNGVMVLGATYDRNLIAPAHPSYDLININNYKSVFSKDLSHLIIGNRVGYRCYSSDRFPIVGAIRTDDYYINTYKNLQFTKTKPQEIPEKSRIFISTAHGSRGLATSLTSARLIVSNIKGIPSGMLKSYEQALHPARFIIRKLKKGLS, from the coding sequence ATGAATAAAGCAAACTGGATTTTAAAAGATAATGAGATTTTTTCTTTAGATTTTAATGATTTTTATTATAACACAAAAGAACCTTTAAAAGAGCGTTATGGTGTATATGTGAATAATGCTTTTAGTAATATTAAAGATACTTTAACTATTTTAGAATTTGGCTTTGGACTAGGACTTAATTTTTTATTAAGTGCAAAATTAGCAAAAGAAAAAGGTATAAAACTTTATTATGTTTCAATAGAAAATTATTATCATAATATAAAAGATTTGATTTTTTTTGCTAAAAAATTTAATTTAAATTTTGATGATGATTTTATAAAATATTATCCACCGTGCAAGAACGGAATTTATAGAATTAGTTATGAAAATATCACTATTGATTTAGTTTTTTTAGACATTAACGATGCCTTAGATAATTTAGACTTGAAAGCTGATATAATTTATGCTGACGGATTTTCTCCTAAAAAAAATAATGATATGTTTTCTTATGTCAATTTAGAAAAGCTAACAAAATTACTAAAACCAAATGCAAAATTATTAAGCTATAGTTCAAATTCAAATTTCAAAAATGCCTTAAAAACATTAGGTTTTAGTATAGAAAATATAAATTTAGGTATTAAAAGAGAAAGCACATTAGCGATTTATAATGATACCAAAATCACCGCACAGCAAGATGGATATTTTGCAAAAACACCATTAAAAGCTAAAAAAATAGCTATAGTAGGTGGTGGGGTAGCAAGTGCTTGTTTAGCTTATGAATTATCTAAATTTGATTATGAAATAAGTGTTTTTGAAAGACATAACACATTAGCAAACGAAGGTAGTGGTAATAAAATAGGGTTATTAACGATGCTTATACAAAATCCACAAAGTTTGTTAGGTCAGTTTAGTGAATTTTCTTTTTGGCATAGCTCAAATTTATATAAAAATTTAGGTATTGAACTAAATGGAGTTTTAGAACATGCCTTTAATGATGAATTAAAGCGTAGATTTGTTATGCAAAAGGATAATCCATTTTTAAAATTTTATAATGACTTTGCATTTTTAAAAGACGGTGGAGCATTAGAACCTTATAAATTAGTCCCTTATATATTTTCACTTTCAAAGGCTAAAGTTTATTTAAATCATGAGCTATTATCATTTAACGAAAATGAGAATAGTGTTATTTTAAATTTTAATGACAAAAGTCAAGAATTTGATATTGTTATTTTTGCTACAGGTGTTAATAATTTTTTTAAACATTTAACCTTATCATCTCAAAGAGGTCAAGTAACTTGGTTAAAATCAGATTATAAACTAAAACACTCAGTAAGTTCTAAAGCATACTTAACTATTGCAAAAAATGGCGTTATGGTTTTAGGTGCAACCTATGATAGAAATTTAATAGCACCAGCTCATCCAAGTTATGACCTAATAAATATCAATAATTATAAAAGTGTATTTTCTAAGGATTTAAGCCATTTAATAATCGGCAATAGAGTAGGTTATAGATGTTATTCATCAGATAGATTCCCGATAGTTGGTGCTATTAGAACTGATGATTATTACATTAATACATATAAGAATTTACAATTTACAAAAACAAAACCACAAGAAATACCAGAAAAATCAAGGATTTTCATAAGTACAGCACACGGGTCAAGAGGACTTGCTACTAGTTTAACAAGTGCTAGATTAATTGTAAGCAATATCAAAGGTATCCCTAGTGGTATGTTAAAAAGTTATGAACAAGCCTTGCACCCAGCAAGATTTATTATAAGAAAGCTCAAAAAAGGTTTATCATAA
- a CDS encoding N-acetylmuramoyl-L-alanine amidase family protein codes for MNKILFLLISIFLFAGEFDKDFKNFDNIFLNSNKQTQLSLHQKLKTIYIKSLVSDDNNTKKEALKRIVLSSKILNLDASTYEKELSSLGVNPNKISNNNDYKQNNQASKINKTIINKNDNNSNKIKQNNQPDKNVNKTTINKNTTKNNDKVSKENLTKTSEKDNTKNNKIYITNVSKKDNQIIIKLKGKLQKSDIKEFVYNTKEIKNKIIEFDAILDTGRQNIKLGDYDVSIAQFNLVRTRIVLRSKDELEYKYTINDNILTLELNSKIENINSKIEDKKITQNVKSQKQNSKDNSIINNKNKTQDIKVNNPTEKQIKQDFYVNNISKTNSGIKLQFSSNIDEKDLNIFSHGNNKIIELNAILKTKKQNHKFKDYSISVVQFDAKKIRININSKKDKTISYKTDKNSIEIYLEDNDVKNYKNSFKKSNLLITIDAGHGGKDSGASAYGRQEKHIVLSIALKLEKALKQKGYKVFLTRKNDVYIGLRERTKMANDKKSDLFISIHANSVANKSNKVYGIETYFLSPARSERSKNAAAIENKGDIEEMNYFSKQTFLNFLNREKIISSNKLAIDIQGGILSAIPKSYLKKDGGVKEAPFWVLVGALMPAVLIEVGYISHPVEGKNIADDKYQNYLVNGIVNGIDGYFAKNK; via the coding sequence ATGAATAAAATCTTATTTTTACTAATTAGTATTTTTTTATTTGCCGGTGAGTTTGATAAAGACTTTAAAAATTTTGATAATATATTTTTAAATTCTAATAAACAAACTCAGTTGTCTTTACATCAAAAATTAAAAACAATTTATATTAAAAGTTTAGTTTCAGATGATAATAATACTAAAAAAGAAGCATTGAAAAGAATTGTTTTAAGTTCTAAAATTTTAAATTTAGATGCTTCTACTTATGAAAAAGAATTATCAAGTTTAGGTGTAAATCCTAATAAAATTTCAAATAATAATGATTATAAACAAAATAATCAAGCTAGTAAAATTAATAAAACTATAATTAATAAAAACGATAATAATTCTAATAAAATAAAACAAAATAATCAGCCTGATAAGAATGTCAATAAAACTACAATTAATAAAAACACTACAAAAAATAACGATAAGGTTTCTAAAGAAAATTTAACAAAAACAAGTGAAAAAGATAATACTAAAAATAATAAAATATATATAACTAATGTTAGTAAAAAAGATAATCAAATTATAATCAAATTAAAGGGTAAATTACAAAAAAGTGATATTAAAGAATTTGTATATAATACAAAAGAAATTAAAAATAAAATTATTGAATTTGACGCTATTTTAGATACAGGTAGGCAAAATATAAAATTAGGCGATTATGATGTTAGTATCGCTCAATTTAATCTAGTTAGGACTAGGATAGTATTAAGAAGTAAAGATGAATTAGAATATAAATATACAATAAATGATAATATATTAACTTTAGAATTAAATTCAAAAATAGAAAATATAAATTCAAAAATAGAAGATAAAAAAATAACTCAAAATGTTAAAAGTCAAAAACAAAATTCTAAAGATAATTCAATAATAAATAATAAAAATAAAACACAAGATATAAAAGTCAATAATCCTACTGAAAAACAAATAAAACAAGATTTTTATGTTAATAATATAAGTAAAACAAATTCTGGTATAAAATTACAGTTTTCATCAAATATAGATGAAAAAGACTTAAATATTTTTTCTCACGGCAATAATAAAATTATAGAATTAAATGCTATTTTGAAAACAAAAAAACAAAATCATAAATTTAAAGATTATTCAATTAGTGTTGTGCAATTTGATGCAAAAAAAATTAGAATAAATATAAATAGCAAGAAAGATAAAACCATATCTTATAAAACCGATAAAAACAGTATTGAAATTTATTTAGAAGATAATGATGTGAAAAATTATAAAAATAGTTTTAAAAAATCAAATTTATTAATAACTATAGATGCAGGTCATGGTGGTAAGGATTCTGGTGCTAGTGCTTATGGTAGGCAAGAAAAACATATAGTTTTATCAATAGCATTAAAATTAGAAAAAGCATTAAAACAAAAGGGTTATAAGGTATTTTTGACCAGAAAGAATGATGTTTATATAGGTCTTCGTGAAAGAACAAAGATGGCAAATGATAAAAAAAGTGATCTATTTATAAGCATACACGCAAATTCAGTAGCAAACAAATCAAATAAAGTTTATGGGATTGAAACATATTTTTTATCACCTGCTAGAAGTGAAAGAAGTAAAAATGCTGCTGCTATAGAGAATAAAGGTGATATAGAAGAGATGAATTATTTTTCTAAACAAACATTTTTAAATTTTTTAAATCGTGAAAAAATAATATCTTCTAATAAATTAGCCATTGATATACAAGGTGGAATTTTAAGTGCTATTCCTAAATCTTATCTTAAAAAAGATGGTGGTGTAAAAGAAGCACCATTTTGGGTTTTAGTAGGTGCTTTAATGCCAGCTGTATTAATTGAAGTTGGTTATATCTCACATCCAGTTGAAGGTAAAAATATAGCCGATGATAAATATCAAAATTATTTGGTAAATGGTATAGTAAATGGTATAGATGGCTATTTTGCAAAAAATAAATAA
- a CDS encoding RelA/SpoT family protein produces MKNVISFESLLEDVIHTHELDKAKELLYSLFPSTPMLEKGLKFCIESHEGQFRKSGEPYSIHPILVACFVAFFSKDESMILAALLHDVVEDTECTQEELVKMFGHSVGVLVEGMTKIVEIRGDNLASSESNEKLRKSAMTFRNMLMVSIEDSRVLIVKLCDRFHNMLTLDALKEAKQKRIAEETLMVYAPIAHRLGISSIKNYLEDLSFQYIMPNEFKEIADYLKVNNVQLQLTLNDFIEKIINLMRDNGYIEDVDFKIEKRIKHVYSIYLKMQRKGISIEEVLDLLGIRILVRDVKDCYIVLGLLHVHFNPLASRFKDYIALPKQNGYQTIHTTLFDAQSIIEAQIRTYKMHETAELGIAAHWRYKNNKEDYKADWVSDITTNNSLEEKDNELAFYEYAKDSLYVEDIAVYSPKGEIFTLPRGSTALDFAFEVHSQIGLKASHAYINRVKSPLLTILKNGDIVRIEIDDNAKPKYSWLDSVKTARAKAIIKSHCKQRTSAIDQKVGMKLLQTIFSVDENKLNHWIDDENLSKSIRKCVGDNILLSKMIDSLKKHAKRIWLVRNYDLKKQRVDNMVIYSNHKINTIDFDYCCNPKRGDEIIAFKYNHSVTIHNKLCERANKLLDDPREEMVLVKWPKHAPKKYKMIFSLENKRGALASLLNEVVKLNINVSSININKNKDSLLEYFEMQFEIPDTQNIDIAIDTMKNKCKIYEFVSLNDAYEKG; encoded by the coding sequence ATGAAAAACGTTATAAGCTTTGAAAGTTTATTAGAAGATGTTATTCATACTCATGAGTTAGATAAAGCAAAAGAACTTTTATATTCACTTTTTCCTAGTACTCCTATGCTTGAAAAAGGTTTGAAATTTTGTATAGAATCTCATGAGGGACAATTTAGAAAAAGTGGAGAACCTTATTCTATTCATCCTATTTTAGTCGCGTGTTTTGTAGCTTTCTTTTCAAAAGATGAAAGTATGATTTTAGCGGCACTTTTGCATGATGTTGTAGAAGATACTGAATGTACTCAAGAAGAACTTGTGAAAATGTTCGGACATTCAGTTGGCGTGTTAGTAGAAGGTATGACTAAAATAGTTGAGATTAGGGGAGATAATTTAGCTAGTTCAGAATCAAACGAAAAACTTAGAAAATCAGCAATGACTTTTAGAAATATGCTAATGGTTAGTATTGAAGATAGTAGGGTGCTAATAGTAAAACTATGCGATAGATTTCATAATATGCTAACCTTAGATGCTTTAAAAGAGGCAAAACAAAAAAGAATAGCTGAAGAAACACTAATGGTATATGCTCCTATTGCACATAGGCTAGGAATTTCTAGTATTAAGAATTATTTAGAAGATTTAAGCTTTCAATATATTATGCCTAATGAATTTAAAGAGATTGCTGATTATCTAAAGGTCAATAATGTACAATTACAATTAACACTAAATGATTTTATTGAAAAAATTATAAATTTAATGCGTGATAATGGGTATATTGAAGATGTGGATTTTAAAATAGAAAAAAGAATAAAACATGTATATTCAATATATTTAAAAATGCAAAGAAAAGGTATTAGCATTGAGGAAGTGCTAGATTTATTAGGTATTAGGATTTTAGTAAGAGATGTCAAGGATTGTTATATAGTCTTAGGGCTTTTACATGTGCATTTTAATCCACTTGCTTCAAGATTTAAAGACTATATTGCTTTACCTAAGCAAAATGGTTATCAAACAATCCATACTACTTTATTTGATGCACAATCAATAATAGAAGCGCAAATTAGAACATATAAAATGCACGAAACTGCAGAACTTGGAATTGCAGCTCATTGGAGATATAAGAACAATAAAGAAGACTATAAGGCTGATTGGGTAAGTGATATTACTACTAATAATTCACTAGAAGAAAAAGATAATGAATTAGCATTTTATGAATACGCAAAAGATAGCTTATATGTTGAAGATATTGCAGTTTATTCTCCAAAAGGAGAAATTTTTACATTACCTAGAGGTTCAACTGCTCTTGATTTTGCTTTTGAAGTTCATTCACAAATTGGTCTTAAAGCAAGTCATGCTTATATAAATAGGGTAAAATCACCTTTATTAACAATATTGAAAAATGGAGATATTGTAAGAATTGAAATTGATGATAATGCAAAACCTAAATATTCTTGGCTTGATAGTGTAAAAACTGCTAGAGCAAAAGCTATTATTAAATCACATTGCAAGCAAAGAACCTCAGCTATTGATCAAAAAGTTGGTATGAAATTATTACAAACTATTTTTAGTGTGGATGAAAACAAATTAAATCATTGGATAGATGATGAAAATTTATCAAAAAGTATTAGAAAATGTGTTGGTGATAATATTTTATTATCAAAAATGATAGATAGTCTTAAAAAACATGCAAAAAGAATTTGGTTGGTTAGAAATTACGATTTAAAAAAACAAAGAGTTGATAATATGGTAATTTATTCTAATCATAAGATTAATACAATAGATTTTGATTATTGTTGCAATCCAAAAAGGGGCGATGAAATAATAGCTTTTAAATATAACCATAGCGTTACAATACATAATAAATTATGTGAAAGGGCTAATAAACTTTTAGATGATCCAAGAGAAGAAATGGTTTTAGTAAAATGGCCAAAACATGCGCCTAAAAAATATAAAATGATTTTTTCTTTAGAAAACAAAAGGGGTGCGTTAGCTAGTTTATTAAATGAAGTTGTAAAATTAAATATTAATGTTAGTAGTATTAACATTAATAAAAATAAAGATAGTTTATTAGAATATTTTGAAATGCAATTTGAAATTCCAGATACTCAAAATATTGATATAGCTATAGATACTATGAAAAATAAGTGTAAAATTTATGAATTTGTATCTTTAAACGATGCTTATGAAAAGGGATAA
- a CDS encoding nitronate monooxygenase: MGLPELKIRNFTLKVPVFQGGMGLGISWDKLAGNVSLNGALGIISSVGTGFYENRAHINKELNGKPYGSENFYSTKGLDAVIKNARKICKDAPLGCNIMHASNEYERIVKDACNVGFNAIISGAGLPTNLPEFTKDFPDVALIPIVSSAKALKIICKRWTQRYDRLPDAVVLEGPLSGGHQGFTYEQCIDPNYQLEKLIPEVRAELNEWGDNIPLIAAGGIWNKNDILNAISLGANGVQMGTRFIGTYECDAALEFKQVLLDAKKEDIELLKSPVGYPARGIRTNLQKMIEEGTAPKISCIANCVAPCERGRGAKKVGYCIAERLYDAYSGKKESGLFFTGANGYRLNKLISVKELIEKLVNGEDE, translated from the coding sequence ATGGGTTTACCAGAACTAAAAATAAGAAATTTTACATTAAAAGTGCCGGTATTTCAAGGTGGTATGGGACTTGGAATAAGTTGGGATAAATTAGCTGGTAATGTTAGTTTAAATGGAGCTTTAGGTATTATTAGTTCAGTTGGGACAGGTTTTTATGAAAATAGAGCACATATTAACAAAGAACTAAACGGTAAACCTTATGGAAGTGAGAATTTTTATTCTACAAAAGGACTTGATGCTGTTATAAAAAATGCTAGAAAAATTTGTAAAGATGCTCCATTAGGTTGTAATATAATGCATGCATCAAATGAATATGAAAGAATAGTAAAAGACGCTTGCAATGTTGGTTTTAATGCAATTATTAGTGGTGCAGGATTACCTACAAATTTGCCAGAATTTACTAAAGACTTTCCTGATGTTGCATTAATTCCTATTGTATCATCAGCAAAAGCTCTTAAAATAATTTGTAAAAGATGGACTCAAAGATACGATAGATTGCCTGATGCAGTTGTTCTTGAAGGGCCTTTAAGTGGTGGTCATCAAGGATTTACATACGAGCAATGTATAGACCCAAATTACCAATTAGAAAAATTAATTCCTGAAGTAAGAGCTGAACTTAATGAATGGGGAGATAATATTCCTTTAATTGCAGCTGGTGGAATTTGGAATAAAAATGACATTTTAAATGCTATTAGTTTAGGTGCAAATGGGGTTCAAATGGGAACAAGATTTATAGGAACTTATGAATGTGATGCTGCACTTGAATTTAAACAAGTATTATTAGATGCCAAAAAAGAAGATATAGAATTGCTAAAAAGTCCTGTTGGCTATCCTGCTCGTGGTATTAGAACAAACCTTCAAAAAATGATAGAAGAAGGCACTGCTCCTAAAATTTCTTGTATAGCAAATTGTGTTGCACCATGTGAGCGTGGTAGGGGCGCTAAAAAGGTAGGATATTGTATTGCCGAAAGACTTTATGATGCTTATAGTGGAAAAAAGGAAAGTGGGTTATTTTTTACAGGTGCTAATGGATATAGATTAAATAAGTTAATTAGTGTTAAAGAGTTGATTGAAAAATTAGTTAATGGTGAAGATGAATAA